From Campylobacter upsaliensis, the proteins below share one genomic window:
- a CDS encoding cation:dicarboxylate symporter family transporter → MLKSLAFWVILGIILGIILGCVHKELALNVKVGVDYFIHALKILIGPIIFVTIILGIISLDNLKKVGSIGLKSVIYFELVSTLALAVGIFITNILKPGANMNLNPNEINSKGIEQYLAKSNADISASSEIIQILKDAIPTDLISPFTEGKTLQVLVLAILTALIISLMKNEDKQSIQKVFEVVQNFVFKILQIIMYFSPIAAFCAMAFLIAQYGLSSLLNLGYLLLVMLFACLVFIFGILGIICYLAKVNIFKFMRFIAAEVLIVFATSSSESALAPLMKKLEKAGISKATVGLVLPTGYSFNLDCTNIYLSVCLIFLAQAFGVNLSLSHELSILLVLMVASKGAVGVTGSGFIVLGSTLAALGGMQIEEAGGTLAEVLPIAAISILLGVDKFMSEMRAVGNLCGNSVAALIVGIWDKQIDWEKFNYAINHPEKFRNETLN, encoded by the coding sequence ATGCTCAAAAGTCTTGCTTTTTGGGTTATTTTAGGCATTATTTTGGGAATTATTTTAGGCTGTGTGCATAAGGAGTTGGCTTTAAATGTTAAAGTTGGAGTGGATTATTTTATCCACGCTTTAAAAATTCTCATCGGTCCCATTATTTTTGTAACGATTATTTTAGGCATCATCAGTCTTGATAATCTTAAAAAAGTTGGCTCCATAGGGCTTAAATCCGTGATTTACTTTGAGCTTGTTAGCACTCTTGCTTTGGCTGTTGGAATTTTCATTACAAATATTTTAAAACCAGGCGCAAATATGAATTTAAATCCTAATGAAATCAATAGCAAAGGTATAGAGCAGTATCTTGCAAAAAGCAATGCCGACATTAGTGCAAGCTCTGAAATCATACAAATCTTAAAAGACGCTATCCCAACGGATCTCATCAGCCCATTTACGGAGGGAAAAACCTTACAGGTTTTAGTCCTTGCTATACTTACAGCTCTTATCATTTCTTTAATGAAAAATGAAGATAAGCAAAGCATACAAAAAGTCTTTGAAGTCGTGCAAAATTTCGTTTTTAAAATCTTACAAATCATAATGTATTTTAGTCCCATAGCCGCCTTTTGTGCTATGGCTTTTCTCATCGCACAATATGGCTTAAGCTCGCTTCTTAATCTTGGCTATTTACTTTTAGTGATGCTTTTTGCTTGTCTTGTGTTTATCTTTGGAATTTTAGGGATTATTTGCTATTTGGCGAAGGTCAATATCTTTAAATTTATGCGTTTTATCGCCGCAGAGGTTTTAATCGTCTTTGCCACAAGCTCAAGCGAATCCGCTCTCGCCCCTTTAATGAAAAAACTCGAAAAAGCAGGAATTTCAAAAGCCACAGTAGGACTTGTTTTACCGACTGGATATAGCTTTAATTTAGACTGCACAAATATCTATTTATCCGTGTGTCTCATCTTTTTAGCACAAGCTTTTGGTGTGAATTTATCCCTTAGCCACGAACTTAGCATTTTACTTGTTTTAATGGTCGCTTCAAAAGGAGCAGTTGGCGTTACAGGCTCTGGTTTTATCGTGCTTGGAAGCACTTTAGCCGCACTTGGCGGTATGCAAATAGAAGAAGCTGGAGGCACTTTAGCAGAAGTTTTACCCATAGCTGCCATTAGCATTTTGCTAGGAGTGGATAAATTTATGTCAGAAATGAGAGCTGTGGGAAATTTGTGCGGAAATAGTGTCGCCGCACTTATCGTTGGCATTTGGGATAAGCAAATTGACTGGGAGAAATTCAATTACGCTATCAATCATCCTGAAAAATTTCGCAACGAAACTTTAAACTAA
- the cetC gene encoding energy taxis response protein CetC has product MKEIVLADDTLITSKTDLRGDIIYANDDFLKYAGYTMDEILYKPHSIVRHEDMPRTVFKCLWDYITKGHEIFAFVKNKAKSGDYYWVFANITASFDENGNIINYYSVRRKPNPKAISIMESVYKTLLEKEKQGGIKAGVETLMEVVNSYKVTYNQLIFDLQENN; this is encoded by the coding sequence GTGAAAGAGATAGTTTTAGCAGATGATACACTCATTACCTCAAAGACAGATTTAAGGGGTGATATTATTTATGCAAATGATGATTTTTTAAAATACGCAGGCTATACAATGGACGAAATTTTATATAAGCCACATAGCATAGTAAGGCACGAGGATATGCCACGCACCGTGTTTAAATGCTTATGGGATTATATTACTAAGGGACACGAAATTTTTGCTTTTGTAAAAAATAAGGCAAAAAGTGGAGATTATTATTGGGTTTTTGCAAATATTACAGCTTCTTTTGATGAAAATGGTAATATTATTAATTACTATTCCGTGCGTAGAAAGCCTAATCCTAAAGCCATTTCTATAATGGAAAGTGTTTATAAAACCTTGCTTGAAAAGGAAAAGCAAGGAGGCATTAAAGCTGGTGTGGAAACTTTAATGGAGGTTGTCAATTCTTATAAGGTTACTTACAATCAGTTAATTTTTGATTTACAAGAAAATAATTAA